A window of Rhododendron vialii isolate Sample 1 chromosome 13a, ASM3025357v1 contains these coding sequences:
- the LOC131312861 gene encoding uncharacterized protein LOC131312861, producing the protein MGLKWLLRSTYMAIVFGHPNDEEIAQKGGKGKKLSNENQVDGVGIPSVEMYPSGFQMPLHYPRYKKADYEKMEASKVDVLLKEYGLCFKGTLDEKRAYAMGAFLWPDHFDRL; encoded by the coding sequence ATGGGCTTGAAATGGCTGCTTCGCTCAACATATATGGCCATCGTTTTCGGGCACCCAAATGATGAAGAAATAGCCCAAAAAGGAGGCAAGGGTAAGAAGCTTTCGAACGAAAATCAGGTTGATGGGGTGGGGATTCCTAGTGTGGAGATGTATCCTTCAGGGTTCCAAATGCCTCTGCATTACCCTCGCTACAAAAAGGCAGATTACGAGAAGATGGAAGCGTCGAAGGTGGACGTGCTACTGAAAGAGTACGGTTTATGCTTTAAGGGTACCCTTGATGAGAAAAGGGCTTATGCTATGGGTGCATTCTTATGGCCTGATCACTTTGATCGGCTATAA